Below is a window of Bos indicus isolate NIAB-ARS_2022 breed Sahiwal x Tharparkar chromosome 19, NIAB-ARS_B.indTharparkar_mat_pri_1.0, whole genome shotgun sequence DNA.
CAGATACTGGTCTGGAGGTCTCCGTTGAGGAGGGTCCTCTGGGTCTCCGTGGTCTCATTCAGCCGGGATTTGTCCTGCTTACTGTCACTCCGCTCCCCGTCGTCTGTGCCGCTCACCTTGACCAAGCAGAGGACGTTCTGGAAGCTCTTCTTGAAGTTGTCGGACAAGAAGGCATAGAGGATAGGGTTGGCACAGCTGTTGGCGTAGGTGAGGACCACCACGAAGTCAAACATGCCTttgagggctggggtgggactGATGGCCACTGAGACCGAAGAGACGTTGAAGATGTAGAAGGGGAGCCAGCAGAAGATGAAGACGGCCACCACGATGGACACCATGCGGGTGACCTTCTTCTCAGACTTTTTCCTTTTGGAGGAACCCACTCGGATGCCGGAGGACTTCACCTTGATGATAATGAACAAGTAGCAGAGACAGATGATGGTCAGGGGCACCAGGAACCCCAGAATGAAGGCATAGATGATGAAGCCTGTGTACCAGGCCCCAGATTCGCCTGGCCAGTTGATGGTGCAACTGCTTCTCCCCCACTGGTTGCTCCGAAGGCCAGCATATATCATGATCGGCAAGATGACCAGCAGAGAGACGCCCCACACAGCCACGTTGATCATCTTGGCTGTCCGGGGTCTCCTCCACTTGGCCGACTTGATGGGGTGGACCACAGCCAGGTAGCGGTCGATGCTCATGACCGTCAGGCAGAAGATGCTGGTGAACTGATTGATGCCATCCACGGTCATGACCACCCGGCAGATGGCCTTGCCAAAGGGCCAGTGGACCAGAGCCACCTGCATGGCCAGGAAGGGCAGACCCAGCATGAAGAGTTCATCTGCGATGGCCAGGTTGAGGATGTAGATGTTGGTGATGGTCTTCATCTTGGCATAGCGGAGGATGACGTAAATGACCAGTGTGTTGCCACACAACCCAATGATGCAGACCACGAAGTAGATGAAGGTGAGGACGACGTTGCTGGCCAGGTCGTAGTACGGCTCTGTCTGGTTTGAAATGTTGGCTGCCCCCACGGAGCCATTGAGGTCGAATGGAGCGGTCAGCCAAGGTTGGGTCTCATTGAGTTCAGACACCAGATCCATGGCTGCCTTCTAGTCTTAGGCTAGATCCAACCCACCAGAGGTCTTATTCTCACCTTCATGGGTCCCAGAGGCAAAGGATCCACTGTGACATCtgcaaggaagaaaagaagatcgACTTATCTGCCAGAGGTTACTTAAGCTGTCACCAGCTTCCCGTGTTTCTGGTTTGCTCTCTCAGACGCTCTTCAGTTGAAAAGTGTGTTGTCTTTCACACCAGTGTGAGCACTACCAGCTCATTCTCACACACAGGCCATTGGAGTTGTTTTTCCAGTGGCGGGGAAGGGTTTGAGTGAAGTCATCCCAGTTTGTCTTGTCATCTTTGGTGACACACACGTGGGAGTTGACTCTACCTGCAAGACAGTGGTTCCTAAGAAGCGGGCTGATCTGAACGTAGACAAGACAGAGCCCGGAGAAGCCCTACCTTAGAAAAGTCTGACACCTGCGTTCCTGGTCTTTCCCCCTTGAGGAAATCTATGCTGACTTGACAGCTGCTTTGGAGTCTTTCTATTGTGAAAATCCCATAGTGGAAAAATGCCAGACTTTAGAGGTGAAAAAACCATGGAGACCACGTGACCCCATGCCAGGTACTCAACCACTCTCCCCTTTGTTAAAATGGGGGTATCATGAAGACGAAGTGatgaaatgaagatgaaaatgcCTAGCGCTGTGCTGGGCTCCTAATTAGAACTCTAAAAATgttgtcttttctccctttttcattttttgttgttcagtcgctaagtcatgtctgactctttgggataccatggactgcagcatgccaggcttccctgtccttcacacctcccagagttttcaaactcatctccattgagtcggtgatgccatccaaccatgttatcctcttccgccttcttcttctgccttcaatctttcccggcatcagggtcttttctaatgagttggctctttgcatcaagtgaccaaaggactggagctttagctttagcatcagtctttccaatgaataccaacttatttctaatttattgaaCTCTGCCTACACAATGAACCAGTTTATagtcttaaatattaaaaagaaagatctggcttgcttttatttttaaaatattggctctagttgatttttgtttcctctctttGACTCTGATACCCAGTGCTTGACCTCCTGGTGCCCTGGAGAATCCTTTCCTAAGTCCCCCATCAGGATGCTGGAGATCATTTCACACCCCAGAGAATTTGCCTGTGATCCTCTAATTAAGGGGAAAAACAGGGTCcaggagggaggaaggcaggctGATTCACATTTACTGTCTCTTTGACCTTCCAAACAATCCTATGATGTGGGGAtacttatccccattttacagacgaggaaactgagacttagcGAGTTTAAGGAACTTGCTCCCATTCCCTTGAGCGTCACTGGTGAAGTTGAAATTTGAACACAGGACATCCAAGCTTTCTACTTTTCACAGCATCACAGCCGCTGCTCAGTGGATTGGAAAACCACTGACTGATAATTGGGCTTTGGTTTGAAGCAGCTGACTCTGGTCTTACCTCCATCCTGAGAAAATAATTGGGACACTATTGGCTTGGCCTAAGATGTAGAACAATAGCTTATCACATAATTAAATGATTTATCTGCGGTTATTCAAAAAACATCCCTGGGACACTTCTTTGTCATACAGAATGGACCAGACATGGAGGTGACATcttaggaggggagacaggaagGGCACCAACTCTAAGGGCGTGAGTTGCATGGAGATATGAACAAGGGACTTGAGAATGCCTTTCTCTTCTGGGAGATTCAGAGGCTTCACATGAGGAATGTTTGAGCTGGGTCTTGAGTCCCTGAAGTGGGAAGTAAGGAGGGCAGGGAAGAGGTCACTCTGGGAAGGGGGATGCTGGCAAAGCGTTGAAGGGCTCAGCTCATAGTGGGAGGAGTTCACCTGGAGGACACATTTCCCCGGAGCAGGGTGCTTTCCCTGACGCCTGAGTGAAGACTGGACATTGTTCCTTTCTGCTTGGAGAGTCTGCTGATGAGTTACAGGAGAGTTAGCCAGCAGCAAGTACTGCGGGGTGCTTGCCTACATTTGCCTCGGGTTCATTCTGCACTGCCGGGAGCACTGTTTGTCTTTTCTGTGCTGACCTCCCCACCACACAGCTGTCTGTAAAGTGGGCCTGGGGGCTTCATGGCTGATCTTTCTGCAAAGTACTTTGGGGACCCAGGAGTCAATATCTGAGTTGGGTAAAAAGCATAAACTGGCAGCAATTAAAAACAGAAGCTGTGAAGAAACCGTTTTTCATGTCCTTAGATTAACACAGGCTGTTTCCAATATCATTTCTAACTGTCTTGTTATTTTAATTCTTCCAACCCCAAAGCCTATTTAAACCACCTGCATTGGGGTGGACATTCATCACTAGCATTTCCAGGGTCCCATCTATGTGACCTGCAAAGTTACACTCCGATGTCTGGGTGAGACTGGAGACCCCGGGGCTGCAGGGGTAGTGATGATGATGCCGGCATGGGAGGAAATGCTGACCTCCAGCCCTGACTCTGCCTTTTTGGCTGGAGTCTCAAGCAATGGGAAGGGATTGAATGggatcagttttttttcttttccccctgagAAGCAGCATTCTCCACCTTTGAGAGAGGCAGCCCCAGACAGAGTTCAGAGCTTGGTGAAGGTGGCAGACTGGGTAAGCTGGGGAGCCAGTGTGGAGTGAGAAGCCTCCTCTGAGGAAGAAATGAGTTTGAATCACAGTGAATCTTATTGCATCAATGATGAAGTCAGCTGCCTCGGATCTCCGagcaacttctgcttcattggcgtCTCATTGAAAGTGGACGCCAATGCCAGGCGTCACTACCTGCTGGATTGTGATTAAATGTACCAGGAAGttgggttttctgttttatttttccagcgTAAAAATCGTTAGGTATGGGAAATGTCTGGTTGTTGGTTTCCTCTGAGATTGAGTCCAGCCCTGTTGGAGGGGAGGGTGAGAATGGTCTagcagcagtccccagcctttcTGACACCAGCGACCCGTTCCAGGGAAGACCGGAGGGTGGGATGGTTTCCGGATGtttcctggaggttggggacccctgatctaGAGCATCCCCTCCCATCCCAGAGAGTCTGCGGTTCCCAGCCTAAGAACTGAGCATTGGGAATGGGACCTCGCGTCCCAGATGACCTTAAATCCTTTTCAACTTcagttttccctttctctccagcATCTTTCCCTCCATtcagcccccaccccacttccctcAGGCCTCCTAaccctttcctggtggctgaagCGTGAGCCCCACTGGTGGCGAGAGCCAAAAGCCAGGTGCGGGCCACCCTGTGGGGCGCTCTTGCGCTTAGGAGAAGCCGAGGCATCGCTGGCAgaaggggcagaggggagaggaaggatcCCCACCGCCCGCTCAGTGGGTGCCCCAGGCTGGCACAGAAAATTAGCCTCTGCACCATCCAACTCGCTGGCCATCAGACCCAAGGATTTCTTAAAGGATTCCCTGCTATCtccagagaaggaggagggattAAGGATTGTCCTGCCAGCACCCTGATCTCCAAAGGCAGATCGGGGCCCGGCACCAGCGACGGCTGGGAACCGCTGACAGCCGCCTGGGGATTTGACCGGTGCCTCCGGGGGGTTCGGGCTGCTCAGACACTCGGTCTCTCCAAACCTGGGCAACCGGTCCTCTCCGCCCGGGCGGAGCAGACCCTACAGCGCTCGGGATCCGTGTCCCCGACTGGGCGAGGAAGAACAAGGGAGaagcccctctttttttttttctcctgctccGCTGCCTGTCACTCACAGGCTCAGATCGGGTGTAGGTGGGGGAGGGATCCGGGGGCGCGCGCCGGCAGGAGCCGCGGCGATATCCCCCTCGCTAGCCTCGCTGTCCTCGCGTCGGGGTTCTGATGCAGGCAGCTGGCAGAGTCGTCCCCGTCGCAGCAGCTGCCACCTGGACACTCGGCTGGGAGACCAGGGCTGGATAAGGGCGCACGCCGCGCACACCAGCCTGCAGCTGTGCGGACACGTCCGTTCCAGCACAGGCGATCCACGGCGCCCCGCTCGCGCCGGGACACCGGCTGTCGTTCATTCCCACCAAAACCACCCACGAAAGCACAAGGGTGGAGAGCCACGCGCCGGGACCTACACTGGGCACGCCGGGGCGCGCACCTCCACGCAGCGCAGATGCACCCAGGTGCCCAAGTGCGTTTCTCTCTCTCAGACACCCACagacacgcacacgcacacgcacgccCACACACCTCACCTTTGCTTTTCCGCTGCAATCTGCCAGCTCGGCTCGCCGGCACCCAGCGGCTGTCCCCAACCCAGCCCGGCGGCCGGGCGCGCAGCTGCTTGGCCGGCGCTCGGCGTCTAGAGCCGCCGGCTCCGTTCGCGAGTCGCGCCCCGGAGCGTGGCCCGCAGACCCCGGGAGCCGAGCCGCGGACTGAGGCTCCGGGCGCGGGGGAGCAAGCGCGCGCGCGGGTGGCTGCGCCGCTCGGACTAGCAGTGCGGAGCGCGGGCACCTCGGCTCCTGTCCCCACGCCCCCCCATGACGTCACCGCAGCTCGCTCCGCCCGCCCGGTCGGGTGGGCGGACTGGGGTGCGCTGCGGGAGAATCCCGGGGTGGCTGCGGGCAGAGGTCGCAGGCACCAGGGCTAAAGGGAGACCCTCGTGCGGGGCGCGAAGGGTCAAGCGATTTCAGCCTCCCCAAGATCGGTGGCACGGACACGAGCTGTCTTCCGTCCTCCTTCACAGAGTCGGTTCTGTTTCACCCAGCCTATTTCAGACAGCTGGAGTGGCTGCTGGTCGACCCATACTCGCTCTGGGACTTCTGCCGTGTCTGAATTCAGACAACTTTGCAAAGCAGTGGGTCATCTCCCAGGCACAAGGCCCCCGGAAGGAGCGGGAGGAAAACAGGACCAGGGGAATGCCCGTCTGGATGCAGTGGCCAGCGCCCCTCCGCTCAGGGCTGAGCCCGCTCTTGGTTCCAAAATTCAGGTGGGAGAGCAATCAGAGGCGCAACACTGGAGCAGCTCATCCCAACTCTACCCTCTCTCCACAACTTGGAGAGGCAGAGGCCCTACAGCCATCCCCTTCCTTCACCTTGACCTTGGGcacagcccctcctcctccccgctgGGAGGGAGCAAAGAGAAGGAACATGCATGAAGTGGGGGTTGTCACATGCGGGGAcagctgtttgttttttggccgTGATGATTCAGCTTCTGTTCCAAGTTTAATAAGTCACATTCAGTCCTGCAGCCTCTCCTTCCTCACCCTCCTCCAAGTACACACAGTCACACACGtattcacacactcacacacacacatacactccacATCGTGAGTACATTTTAGAGGATGAGCAAACAGAAAGCAAACGCCAACTACAGTTTTCTCTGTGGGCTGAGCTGGCTCTGACTGTCCAGTGCTGTTATCTGATTTGCAATTCACCAGTGAAAGTTACAGTCCAGAGACTCTTTAGCAGGTAGGGTGAGCCCCAGAGACCTGGGAAGGGGGCTGGCAGGTAAGGTAGCAAATAACTGCCGATTTCTATCTGGGCCAAGCTGTGTCTTGGGGTACCCACCGTGAGGGTGGAAATCAAGGTTACCCTTGGATGTGTCTCTTTCTGAGATGCCGGTCATCATGGGGCTTGAGTCGTCATCCTGGTGCTCGGGGCCAGATGGACGGGTGGTTGACTCATGTTCCAGCCAGTCTGGGAGCCTGCTTCTCTCTGTGTGCCGAGCACAGGGGCTGGGCACGTAGCTTGACACAAGTGGGGTGCCCCTGCTCACCACCAGCTGGGAGATGGAGGGCTGGCTATAGTGCCGGGGCAGCGAGGGTTGAACGCAAGAGAATGCCCCACgctcggggtgggggggggcagttGCCACAGCAACACCTGCTGCCACTTGCAGTTTACAACCAGTGACCCAACTGGTttccaggaagaggaggaaaaggaagacccAGGAAACGCCTATCCCAGTCTCAAATTCCCTTCCCGGGAACCGTGTTATCTTTCCAAAGGCCTTGAACTATTAGTGCCAAACTCCTGTTatcatccttaaaaaaaaatccgttTTCTAATCTATACAAGAGCCGAATCAGTGGCTCTCATtgtcctccttcccaccccccacccccaccccgccagccCTCAGGATAACTCTAACGGGACAATGCATTCTCCACCCCCCACCAGTTTTATATGAGTTCTACCAGCAAAACCAGACTGCCCCAGAAGGACCAGCTAAATAACCATCTCTCTTCAGGGCAGCTCGCTGGGGCGATCGGTACATGTGTTGGTTGCAACCTCAGAAGTTTCCCACGTGAAGTTCAGAACGGCCTCCGCTGTACATGGAGGgcaaggagagaagagggaaaggcAGCCACTCCAGATCGGTAGGTGGCCGGTGTAAGAAGCAGAAAACTCACTGACGAGGCTTTTCTTGGGCACTGTAAGATTCACCCGCTCACCAGAATCTTAGAAGTTTATAGAGGCCTTTAGTGGggctcggacttccctggtggctcagatggtaaagaatccacctgcagtgcaggagacctgggttcgattcctaggttgggaagatcccctggagaagggaatggcaacccactccagtgttcttgcctggagaatcccatggacagaggagcctggtggggtacagtccatggggttgcaaagagtcagacatgactgagtgactaatttcATTTTAGTGGCGTTCAGTCATGTATTCAGTCTGATGGTCTCAACAGCACACTGCTCTCAAGACTGTGTCTTTGAAATGGCTCCTAGCAAGGGCAATGTTTGCAATGGCCTAGAACGGGGGGAGGGGGCGCCGAGATTGCCCCTGGCCAGCTCTCAGGTCACAGAGTGGTCACATCTTCTCCATGACCTCCTTGAACAAGTCTCTTCATCTCGGATGAGCTGATGCAGTGAAATCCCCCTTCGCTGGCCTTTCCTTGTGACTCCTCCTCTCTGCTGCCTCCCCATATGGCAGGTGGGGTGAGTTCAGCCTGGAAAAACTACTGTCAGATCCACCCACCTCAGACAcgcctgttgttcagttgctcagtcgtgtctgactctttgtgactccgtgaagtgcggcccgccaggcttccctgtccaaacAATCTCCTGGAgctctctcaaactcatgtccgtgaaccggtgatgccatccaaccatcccatcctctgtcgtccccttctcctcccaccttcaatctttcccagcatcagggtcttttccagtgagtcagctcttctcatcaggtagacAGTGAGGTGATCAgacctgtcagtcctaaaggaagtcatccctgaatattcattggaagaactgatgctgaagctgaagctccaatactttggccacctgatgtgaaggaacTGTGTAATCTAGAACAGTTGTTGATTTTGTCCAGGTAATGGAGGCCTCCCTCCGCGGGCTTTGAATGCCTCGAAAGAGCTGTCCTGGGCGGCTCCCCTCCGGTTCCGGTCCGTCTCTGAGTCCTAACGGCCGTTCTTCCGGCCTCCCCTCCATCTGCTGAGTGCAGTCTACACTGTCACCCGTGGGGCTGTCTCCTTCCTCTGCAGCTTGCTGAGTAACTAAGTAACCAAACCTTGAGCTAGGAAAATAGAAGGGTTGGAGATGAGATAACCTCCACCCTGGCTTGTTTGATATCTTGAAAGCAATTAAATAATACCTTCCCCTCGTTCAGCACTTATCGGAGAGACAATAGACAGCAGGAAATTAAGAACCGGAGCAGGACCCAGGCCCAGGCCAGTGCTCAGCCTTGGGAGATGCCGCTGGGTTCACCCCCTCGGTGAGAAGTTCACAGTCCAGGAGCGCCAACGTGGATACCTAAGACCCGAGCAGGTCTTTGTGTCTCTTAGCGGCTTAATAAATTAAGTGGGGGGAATTGTGACTCTGCAGTTAGTTTCATGGAAGTGAGTCTTGCAGTTAAGCCTAGAGGAAGACAGGAGAGTGCCGGGAGGAGGGTTGGACACAGCTGGGAGAGGCGGATGCCTGTCCAAGCATCCCGGGTGGGTCTTGCTGTATTCACGGGAACGCCAGGGATGATAAGGCTTGTCATTTCCGTATGGGAAGGGCAGCCCTTCTGTTGTGGAGAAAATACAGATGCCCAGGGAAGGTCACCTGCGTGTTGAGCAAGTTACCTGCCCTTCCCGGGACACCCCTGTTTGCAGGCGTCCTGTCCCTTACCCACAAATCCTGTGCCTTTTACCAAGATTAAGACGTCAGCTTCTACATTTTGTCTCCGAGACCACATCTTGAACCTGGTAGCACAAGAAGCCCTTTCTGATGTCATGGGTCTTGATGGTTAGTTGGCAAAATATGGCATATGGTCAACAGACCTCTTTGTAAAACTCTGACCATTTGGCATCATGGGTTGAACGGTCTCTTTAGATACAGAAGGGGTTGACTTGAGACCCTTTCTTGGAGTCTCTCTACCCCACCCCTTGACAGGTAGGAGTTTCGCTGGACGCTCATCCCTTTTTTGCTATGGAACTCCTCAATCCCTGGGGAGTGCAATGGCCGAGCAAGTGAGCAGGCATCAAAATCTCTCTGAAAACCACCCCAGATATGTGTGGAGTTGGGATGATGGTTAGACGACCTCCAGTAAGTCTAGACACGGAGAGCACAGTTAGAAGACAGTAACCATGGTttagggttcacttttctctcccttccctcattTGGGCAGAACCGCACATAGAATCCTGGAGCCAGAAGGAGCTGCAGACATGCTCAAATTTATAGTCTGTAGTCCATCACTATGCAGGTGAAAAGATGCTGGGCTCAGAGAGGCCTGGCGACCTGCCCAAGGTCAGCCAGCTAGAAAGTGGCAAAACTCTTCTGAATCGCAGATTCCTGCCCCTCCCGTGGGGACACGCCTCACACTGGGAGTGTGGGAAACTCAGAGCGGGGAGCTCCCAGCTGTCCCCACCGTTCAGCCCAGCGCTCTCTTCCCTCCGGAACTGGGTTCCCTTGTGGAACCCAGCCCCACACTGGCCTGGGTCCTTTTTTCCAACCCCTCAGTGGTGGAGTCGGAAAACGGATGGCCATCTTCCCCTGGGCTCCTCCCAGCACGCGTGTCCTCCTGCACGGATCCTGTAGGACGCCCTGCAGGAGAGAGCAGGAGGCCGGGGCGCATACCTGCCCCTTCTCTTGACGATCCCCCCAGGCTTGTCAGTAACACCCATGGGTAACATTTATTAAGGGCCCATTATGTGCTTGGTGGAGACTGAGTGTTCCACACCTCCATCATTCCATTTCGTCTTTTCAACCTTTGAGGTCCatctcatcatc
It encodes the following:
- the SSTR2 gene encoding somatostatin receptor type 2, with protein sequence MDLVSELNETQPWLTAPFDLNGSVGAANISNQTEPYYDLASNVVLTFIYFVVCIIGLCGNTLVIYVILRYAKMKTITNIYILNLAIADELFMLGLPFLAMQVALVHWPFGKAICRVVMTVDGINQFTSIFCLTVMSIDRYLAVVHPIKSAKWRRPRTAKMINVAVWGVSLLVILPIMIYAGLRSNQWGRSSCTINWPGESGAWYTGFIIYAFILGFLVPLTIICLCYLFIIIKVKSSGIRVGSSKRKKSEKKVTRMVSIVVAVFIFCWLPFYIFNVSSVSVAISPTPALKGMFDFVVVLTYANSCANPILYAFLSDNFKKSFQNVLCLVKVSGTDDGERSDSKQDKSRLNETTETQRTLLNGDLQTSI